In a single window of the Nocardiopsis composta genome:
- a CDS encoding cysteine hydrolase — MPFDLRTALAPERTAVLAMELQQGVIGEGARFPELAAAADRAGLRANAARVLDAARGAGVPVVHCTAAFRADRRGSHTGNSPFIRRLLRDPGHMLEGTRAVEVLDGLRDPGDLESRRHHGFSPFTGTGLDTVLRAMGTGTVVALGLSVNLGVLGLALEAVGLGYRVVVAEDAVAGVPEEYARAVMENSIALLAARAPAADIAAAWAG, encoded by the coding sequence ATGCCGTTCGATCTGCGCACTGCACTCGCACCGGAGCGCACCGCGGTGCTCGCCATGGAGCTGCAGCAGGGCGTCATCGGCGAGGGCGCGCGCTTCCCCGAGCTCGCCGCGGCGGCGGACCGCGCCGGCCTGCGGGCCAACGCCGCCCGGGTGCTGGACGCCGCGCGCGGTGCGGGCGTGCCGGTGGTGCACTGCACCGCGGCGTTCCGCGCCGACCGCCGGGGCAGCCACACCGGCAACTCCCCGTTCATCCGCCGCCTGCTGCGCGACCCCGGGCACATGCTGGAGGGCACCCGGGCCGTCGAGGTTCTCGACGGGCTGCGCGACCCCGGCGACCTGGAGTCCCGCCGCCACCACGGGTTCTCCCCGTTCACCGGGACCGGGCTGGACACCGTGCTGCGCGCGATGGGCACCGGCACCGTGGTCGCCCTCGGCCTCTCGGTCAACCTGGGCGTCCTGGGGCTCGCCCTGGAGGCGGTCGGCCTCGGCTACCGGGTGGTCGTCGCCGAGGACGCGGTGGCCGGGGTTCCGGAGGAGTACGCGCGGGCGGTCATGGAGAACAGCATCGCCCTGCTCGCGGCCCGGGCGCCGGCGGCGGACATCGCCGCGGCCTGGGCCGGCTGA
- a CDS encoding VOC family protein — MSDGAARIGNVLYPSTDMAASVAFYRDGLGLPVRFTDGDRFAALDGGGITLALAAGAEEVTGGVPAASVRVPDVGAAVAELTGRGAPLLRPAETGPHEVRAVVGDPAGNPVVLYSPLPPR; from the coding sequence ATGAGCGACGGCGCGGCCCGCATCGGCAACGTCCTGTACCCCAGCACCGACATGGCGGCCTCCGTCGCCTTCTACCGCGACGGCCTCGGCCTGCCGGTCCGGTTCACCGACGGCGACCGGTTCGCCGCGCTGGACGGCGGCGGCATCACCCTGGCCCTGGCCGCCGGGGCCGAGGAGGTGACCGGCGGGGTCCCCGCCGCCTCGGTGCGGGTGCCCGACGTCGGGGCGGCCGTGGCCGAGCTGACCGGCCGGGGCGCGCCGCTGCTCCGCCCGGCCGAGACCGGCCCGCACGAGGTGCGCGCCGTCGTCGGCGACCCGGCGGGCAACCCCGTGGTCCTCTACTCACCCCTCCCGCCGCGATGA
- the secA2 gene encoding accessory Sec system translocase SecA2, translating into MAESVRRLLGKPGAVDIRPYTKLLEPIEAREEDLRALDDAELTAKAAELGNAELPYERADLIELCALGREAARRALGERPFDVQLLGVMALLDGHVAEMATGEGKTLTGALAAAGFALRGKRVHVLSVNDYLARRDAEWMRPLYDLLGVAPAWVTEESAPEERRIAYTADVTYASVSEVGFDVLRDRMVTDAGDRVLPAPEVAIVDEADSVLVDEARVPLVLAGAAEAAAADLEMAELVRTLKPRLHYEIDEEGRNVQLTEAGIDEVEKRLGGIDLYDEDDVSVLPRVNLALHAHVLLKRDVHYVVRDGGVRLINESRGRIALLQRWPDGLQAAVEAKEKVEVSETGEVLDSITVQALVVRYPTLAGMTGTAMAVAEQLREFYELEVAQIPSNKPCVREDEADRLYATLEEKEDAVVAEVAEVHATGRPLLIGTQDVAESERLAKRLEGEGLSCSVLNAKNDADEAAIIAEAGKYGAITVSTQMAGRGTDIRLGGSDMADRDRVVEAGGLYVLGYGRYPSSRLDDQLRGRAGRQGDPGKSVFFVSLDDDLVTANVADTSGYTADAEGRVTDPSWLDTVDHAQRVSEGQLLEVHRNTWRYNKLIDVQRGVVLEHREAVLTQGLGDRQLALDCARHHADLIDDVEAGGGDGEAEVARAARLITLYHLDRGWTDHNAFLAELREGIHLRFLGRRDPLDEFNRDAVPAFKGFLDDARARAAETFAETEAADGRIDVSTAGVKRPSMTWTYMVHDHPFSSDLETVVGRLKGKGAGG; encoded by the coding sequence ATGGCGGAGAGCGTCCGCAGGCTGCTGGGCAAGCCCGGTGCCGTGGACATCAGGCCCTATACCAAGCTGCTGGAACCCATCGAGGCCCGCGAAGAGGACCTGCGCGCCCTGGACGACGCGGAGCTCACCGCGAAGGCCGCCGAGCTCGGCAACGCGGAGCTCCCCTACGAGCGCGCCGACCTGATCGAGCTGTGCGCCCTCGGCCGCGAGGCCGCCCGCCGCGCGCTCGGCGAGCGCCCGTTCGACGTCCAGCTGCTCGGTGTCATGGCGCTGCTGGACGGGCACGTCGCCGAGATGGCCACCGGTGAGGGCAAGACCCTGACCGGCGCGCTGGCCGCGGCGGGGTTCGCGCTGCGCGGCAAGCGCGTGCACGTGCTCAGCGTCAACGACTACCTGGCCCGGCGCGACGCCGAGTGGATGCGGCCCCTCTACGACCTGCTGGGCGTGGCGCCCGCCTGGGTCACCGAGGAGTCCGCCCCCGAGGAGCGGCGCATCGCCTACACCGCCGACGTCACCTACGCCTCGGTCAGCGAGGTCGGCTTCGACGTGCTGCGCGACCGGATGGTCACCGACGCCGGAGACCGGGTGCTGCCCGCGCCCGAGGTGGCCATCGTCGACGAGGCCGACTCGGTGCTGGTCGACGAGGCGCGGGTGCCGCTGGTGCTGGCCGGCGCGGCCGAGGCCGCCGCGGCCGACCTGGAGATGGCCGAGCTGGTCCGCACGCTCAAGCCCCGGCTGCACTACGAGATCGACGAGGAGGGCCGCAACGTCCAGCTCACCGAGGCCGGCATCGACGAGGTGGAGAAGCGCCTCGGCGGCATCGACCTCTACGACGAGGACGACGTCTCGGTGCTGCCGCGGGTGAACCTCGCGCTCCACGCCCACGTACTCCTCAAGCGGGACGTGCACTACGTCGTGCGGGACGGCGGGGTGCGGCTGATCAACGAGTCCCGCGGCCGCATCGCGCTGCTGCAGCGCTGGCCGGACGGGCTGCAGGCCGCGGTCGAGGCCAAGGAGAAGGTCGAGGTCTCCGAGACCGGCGAGGTGCTGGACTCCATCACGGTGCAGGCCCTGGTGGTGCGCTACCCCACGCTGGCCGGGATGACCGGCACCGCGATGGCCGTCGCCGAGCAGCTGCGCGAGTTCTACGAGCTCGAAGTGGCCCAGATCCCCTCCAACAAGCCGTGCGTCCGCGAGGACGAGGCCGACCGCCTCTACGCCACCCTGGAGGAGAAGGAGGACGCGGTCGTCGCCGAGGTGGCCGAGGTGCACGCCACCGGCCGCCCGCTGCTCATCGGCACCCAGGACGTCGCCGAGTCCGAGCGGCTGGCCAAGCGCCTGGAGGGCGAGGGGCTGAGCTGCTCGGTGCTGAACGCCAAGAACGACGCGGACGAGGCGGCGATCATCGCCGAGGCCGGCAAGTACGGCGCGATCACGGTCTCCACCCAGATGGCCGGCCGGGGCACCGACATCCGGCTCGGCGGCAGCGACATGGCCGACCGGGACCGGGTGGTGGAGGCCGGCGGCCTGTACGTGCTGGGCTACGGCCGCTACCCGAGCAGCCGGCTGGACGACCAGCTCCGCGGCCGCGCCGGGCGCCAGGGCGACCCCGGCAAGTCGGTGTTCTTCGTCAGCCTCGACGACGACCTGGTCACCGCGAACGTCGCCGACACCTCCGGCTACACCGCCGACGCCGAGGGGCGGGTCACCGACCCCAGCTGGCTCGACACGGTCGACCACGCCCAGCGGGTCTCCGAGGGCCAGCTGCTGGAGGTGCACCGCAACACCTGGCGCTACAACAAGCTCATCGACGTCCAGCGCGGCGTGGTCCTGGAGCACCGGGAGGCCGTGCTCACCCAGGGCCTCGGCGACCGGCAGCTGGCCCTGGACTGCGCCCGGCACCACGCCGACCTGATCGACGACGTGGAGGCCGGCGGCGGCGACGGCGAGGCGGAGGTCGCCCGCGCGGCCCGGCTCATCACCCTGTACCACCTGGACCGCGGCTGGACCGACCACAACGCCTTCCTCGCCGAGCTCAGGGAAGGCATCCACCTGCGCTTCCTCGGCCGGCGGGACCCGCTCGACGAGTTCAACCGGGACGCCGTCCCCGCCTTCAAGGGCTTCCTGGACGACGCCCGGGCCAGGGCCGCGGAGACCTTCGCCGAGACCGAGGCCGCCGACGGGAGGATCGACGTCTCCACCGCCGGGGTGAAGCGCCCCTCGATGACCTGGACCTACATGGTCCACGACCACCCCTTCTCCTCCGACCTGGAGACCGTGGTCGGCCGGCTCAAGGGCAAGGGCGCCGGCGGCTGA
- a CDS encoding SDR family NAD(P)-dependent oxidoreductase, with protein MADGHRGRPLDGRTALVTGGAGGIGRAVCAALAAAGARTLVADVDGAGAERTAAALPGAAGVRIDLADPEDVAAGVDRVRAAAAGGVDVLVHNAGVSVIGPFCQSDPADWDLMWRVNARAPMQLTQAFLPGMAQRGFGRLIFVSSDGARAGSGGEGAYAATKAALFGLAKTLARETARYGVTSNVLCPGPTDTPMLRGVAREHPGLVDRLARRIPVGRLGEPRDVAEAAAFLAGPGASYITGQTLSLSGGLTMH; from the coding sequence ATGGCCGACGGACACCGCGGGCGGCCCCTCGACGGGCGGACCGCGCTGGTCACCGGAGGAGCCGGCGGCATCGGCCGGGCGGTCTGCGCGGCGCTGGCCGCGGCCGGGGCCCGAACGCTGGTCGCCGACGTCGACGGGGCGGGGGCGGAGCGGACCGCCGCGGCGCTGCCCGGCGCCGCCGGGGTCCGGATCGACCTCGCCGACCCGGAGGACGTCGCCGCCGGCGTCGACCGGGTGCGCGCCGCCGCGGCCGGCGGGGTGGACGTCCTGGTGCACAACGCCGGGGTGAGCGTCATCGGCCCGTTCTGCCAGAGCGACCCGGCCGACTGGGACCTGATGTGGCGGGTCAACGCCCGCGCCCCGATGCAGCTCACCCAGGCCTTCCTGCCCGGGATGGCGCAGCGCGGGTTCGGCCGGCTGATCTTCGTCTCCTCCGACGGCGCCCGGGCCGGCTCGGGAGGGGAGGGCGCCTACGCGGCGACCAAGGCCGCGCTGTTCGGCCTGGCCAAGACCTTGGCCAGGGAGACCGCCCGGTACGGGGTGACCAGCAACGTGCTCTGCCCCGGCCCCACCGACACGCCGATGCTGCGCGGGGTCGCCCGGGAGCACCCCGGCCTGGTGGACCGGCTCGCCCGGCGGATCCCGGTCGGCCGGCTGGGCGAGCCGCGGGACGTGGCCGAGGCGGCCGCCTTCCTGGCCGGGCCGGGGGCCTCCTACATCACCGGCCAGACGCTCTCGCTGAGCGGGGGCCTGACCATGCACTGA
- a CDS encoding class I adenylate-forming enzyme family protein, which yields MTPSPPNAPAPAVDPFGNYGYAVLTAGALACPDRTALTYCGERRFSYAELDRAVNRRAHALLRAGVAPGRRVAALLGETLGVAETYLAQFKIGAVTAALNPFWSAEVLAAVVARSGATAFVYDSGMDALVAEVRPKLPGIGLWLRLGGPAEDAVDLDALAARCPDGRPEIRGSGDDPLALFYTSGSTGLPKAVLHTHASALATARLWHDIPREADSVFGTGAIIWGIGFPAIAGPALYGRMHLVLEQDWGPENFLRVVPREKVTHVSLIPSFFSALLGGDAHRGADLSSVTTIVLGGEPLAPALLDRIKERMPQARVYGYYGQTEAPYSVCGRLDGGGQDLRSSGRARTGFAVRVTDPAGEPVVGEVGEINLAGPHRMACYDGRPDQTAEVLRGVWYVGGDLGRIDEEGRLYVLGRRSDAILKGGRWTPPAEVEEAAAELEQVVEAGAVGVPENADGDEPAEQRLLLAVVARAGSGATAEGIAAALAERLPEHQRPDAVVLADELPHTADASGGPGKLLRREIRARYADRL from the coding sequence GTGACGCCCTCCCCTCCGAACGCCCCCGCCCCCGCGGTCGACCCCTTCGGCAACTACGGCTACGCCGTCCTCACCGCCGGCGCGCTGGCCTGCCCGGACCGGACCGCGCTGACCTACTGCGGCGAGCGCCGGTTCAGCTACGCCGAGCTGGACCGGGCGGTCAACCGCCGGGCGCACGCCCTGCTCCGCGCCGGCGTCGCCCCCGGCCGGCGGGTCGCCGCGCTGCTCGGCGAGACGCTCGGCGTGGCCGAGACCTACCTCGCCCAGTTCAAGATCGGCGCGGTCACCGCGGCGCTCAACCCGTTCTGGAGCGCCGAGGTGCTCGCCGCCGTGGTGGCCCGGTCCGGCGCCACCGCGTTCGTCTACGACTCCGGGATGGACGCGCTGGTCGCCGAAGTCCGCCCGAAACTGCCCGGGATCGGCCTGTGGCTGCGGCTCGGCGGCCCCGCCGAAGACGCGGTGGACCTGGACGCCCTCGCCGCGCGCTGCCCCGACGGCCGGCCGGAGATCCGCGGCTCCGGGGACGACCCGCTGGCGCTCTTCTACACCTCCGGCTCCACCGGCCTGCCCAAGGCGGTGCTGCACACGCACGCCAGTGCGCTGGCCACCGCCCGGCTCTGGCACGACATCCCGCGCGAGGCCGACTCGGTGTTCGGCACCGGCGCGATCATCTGGGGCATCGGCTTCCCGGCCATCGCCGGCCCGGCGCTGTACGGGCGGATGCACCTGGTGCTGGAGCAGGACTGGGGCCCGGAGAACTTCCTCCGGGTGGTGCCCCGGGAGAAGGTCACCCACGTCAGCCTGATCCCGAGCTTCTTCAGCGCGCTGCTCGGCGGCGACGCGCACCGCGGGGCCGACCTGTCCTCGGTCACCACGATCGTCCTGGGCGGCGAGCCGCTGGCCCCGGCGCTGCTCGACCGGATCAAGGAGCGGATGCCGCAGGCCCGGGTGTACGGCTACTACGGCCAGACCGAGGCCCCGTACTCGGTGTGCGGCCGGCTCGACGGCGGCGGCCAGGACCTGCGCTCCTCCGGGCGGGCCCGCACCGGGTTCGCGGTCCGGGTCACCGACCCCGCCGGCGAGCCGGTGGTGGGCGAGGTCGGCGAGATCAACCTGGCCGGCCCGCACCGGATGGCCTGCTACGACGGCCGGCCGGACCAGACCGCCGAGGTGCTGCGGGGCGTCTGGTACGTCGGCGGGGACCTGGGCCGCATCGACGAGGAGGGCAGGCTGTACGTGCTGGGGCGGCGCTCCGACGCGATCCTCAAAGGGGGGCGCTGGACGCCGCCCGCCGAGGTCGAGGAGGCCGCCGCCGAACTGGAGCAGGTGGTCGAGGCCGGAGCCGTGGGGGTGCCGGAGAACGCCGACGGCGACGAGCCCGCCGAGCAGCGGCTGCTGCTGGCCGTGGTGGCCCGTGCCGGTTCGGGGGCCACGGCCGAGGGCATCGCCGCGGCCCTGGCCGAGCGGCTGCCCGAGCACCAGCGCCCCGACGCGGTGGTGCTCGCCGACGAGCTGCCGCACACCGCGGACGCCTCGGGCGGCCCCGGCAAACTGCTCCGCCGGGAGATCCGCGCCCGCTACGCCGACCGGCTGTGA
- a CDS encoding sensor histidine kinase, translated as MEEHGVGAAVRTAPGTARRTGRSAAEGSGRARPDTVLQALGTRRFLISAWPWRALLHAATTPLSALFFGVPLLVLTLPLYLPAFLVAEARDGLAAAPSAGTVPALLASGAVLMAVFGPLLALPAGRLERFRLRLVDGRDPGTGHRPPAEPGLWAWLRRRYTEAATWAELGLLVLTTALFAPLSLGLAMLGVVAAIMLSAPLLASEQVPLTIGPVQSETAAEAVPMMPVGVLMLVAVVYAAGGLAGAHGALARALLRDRGTAELRAELTEVTRSRARLVDAFESERRRIERDLHDGAQQRLVALSMQLGLARLDLPADSPAAQSVAEAQEQAKRAIAELRELIRGIHPQVLTDRGLAAALPELADRSPVPVEVAAVPDERFPDHIEGTAYFVVSEALANVAKHSGATRAEVAARREGGALVVDVTDDGRGGADPADGTGLTGLADRVAVMDGRMLLSSPPGGPTVLRVELPCQ; from the coding sequence GTGGAAGAACACGGAGTGGGGGCGGCGGTCCGGACCGCGCCCGGTACGGCCCGGCGGACCGGGCGGAGCGCGGCCGAGGGGTCCGGCCGCGCGCGGCCGGACACCGTCCTGCAGGCCCTGGGCACCCGCCGGTTCCTGATCAGCGCGTGGCCCTGGCGGGCGCTGCTGCACGCGGCCACCACCCCGCTGTCCGCCCTCTTCTTCGGCGTACCGCTGCTCGTCCTGACCCTGCCGCTCTACCTGCCGGCCTTCCTGGTCGCGGAGGCGAGGGACGGGCTGGCGGCCGCGCCGTCCGCGGGGACCGTGCCGGCGCTGCTGGCCTCCGGGGCCGTGCTGATGGCGGTCTTCGGCCCGCTGCTGGCGCTGCCCGCCGGGCGGCTGGAGCGGTTCCGGCTGCGGCTGGTGGACGGGCGCGACCCGGGGACCGGGCACCGCCCCCCGGCCGAGCCGGGGCTGTGGGCCTGGCTCCGGCGCCGCTACACCGAGGCCGCCACCTGGGCCGAGCTGGGGCTGCTGGTGCTCACCACGGCGCTGTTCGCCCCGCTCTCCCTGGGGCTGGCCATGCTCGGGGTGGTAGCGGCGATCATGCTGTCCGCGCCGCTGCTCGCCTCGGAGCAGGTGCCGCTGACCATCGGTCCGGTGCAGAGCGAGACCGCCGCCGAGGCCGTGCCGATGATGCCGGTCGGCGTGCTGATGCTGGTCGCCGTGGTGTACGCGGCCGGCGGCCTGGCGGGTGCGCACGGGGCGCTGGCCAGGGCGCTGCTGCGCGACCGGGGCACCGCCGAGCTGCGCGCGGAGCTCACCGAGGTGACCCGGTCGCGGGCCCGGCTGGTGGACGCCTTCGAGTCGGAGCGCCGGCGGATCGAGCGGGACCTGCACGACGGCGCCCAGCAGCGGCTGGTCGCGCTCTCCATGCAGCTCGGCCTGGCCCGGCTGGACCTGCCCGCGGACTCGCCGGCGGCGCAGAGCGTCGCCGAGGCCCAGGAGCAGGCCAAGCGGGCCATCGCCGAGCTGCGCGAGCTGATCCGGGGCATCCACCCGCAGGTCCTCACCGACCGCGGGCTGGCCGCCGCCCTGCCCGAGCTGGCCGACCGCAGCCCGGTCCCGGTCGAGGTCGCCGCCGTCCCCGACGAGCGGTTCCCGGACCACATCGAGGGCACCGCCTACTTCGTGGTCTCCGAGGCGCTGGCCAACGTCGCCAAGCACAGCGGCGCCACCCGGGCGGAGGTGGCCGCGCGGCGCGAGGGCGGCGCCCTGGTGGTCGACGTGACCGACGACGGCCGGGGCGGCGCCGACCCGGCGGACGGGACCGGACTGACCGGCCTGGCCGACCGGGTGGCGGTGATGGACGGCAGAATGCTGCTGTCCAGCCCGCCCGGCGGGCCGACCGTTCTCAGAGTGGAGTTGCCGTGTCAGTAG
- a CDS encoding acetate--CoA ligase family protein yields the protein MTSAPTGTGRGPAPQAVPEPRAKALAARAGVPVPRGAACGSAAGAARAAAGLRPPLVLKAHGPGLVHKSDAGAVRLGLAGPDEVAAAAVEMGRALAEAGCAAEGFLVEEQAEAGVELIVGVLADPSFGPVLMVGLGGVWTEVLDDAAVLPCPVHRGEVEAMLAGLRGAALLDGARGTAPVYRPALLDLVMAVGGPGGLAERLGPRLAEFELNPVIAGPRGAVAVDARLLLREGAGESGALPAPPRRSGAARGSGPPSGPGAPGTDFSRLFAPRGVAVVGASASRPSFGNMLLGQYRSAGFPGTLVAVHPEAAEVDGVPAVPSLRDVPPEVDYALVAVPAPGCAQAVRDAAGIGFVQVVSGGFAESGPEGAALEEELRTAARRSGARLLGPNCMGVYSPAGGQTFLGGALGRPGRISLVSQSGGLAGEVVRVGERRGLRFAKVATLGNSADVTPAELVRFLAADPGTGVLGLYLEDPRDGRALVEALHACAGRLPAVALVGGRTAQGGRAAASHTGGMVRDARIWAGIAERCGLALVDGQEALIGALDFLELHAHRPAGGGPGVLVVGPSGGASVLAADVFDAAGARLEPLPGAARAALRVLGLGAGAPLGNPLEIPLGPRGRKDLARLACAAVAAAVPAGALPDIAAHANVQSFATFAAPGADGGGAVREGLLEYLSHLAALQEELPASRVTLVLRNPECGPPELLDALRPAARRAGIPCYTSMEAASAAIAAGKAFARARAAAGR from the coding sequence ATGACCAGCGCCCCCACCGGAACCGGCCGCGGGCCCGCCCCGCAGGCCGTCCCCGAGCCCCGGGCCAAGGCGCTCGCCGCCCGGGCCGGCGTCCCCGTGCCGCGCGGAGCGGCGTGCGGATCGGCCGCCGGCGCGGCCCGCGCGGCCGCCGGGCTGAGGCCCCCGCTGGTGCTGAAGGCCCACGGCCCCGGGCTGGTGCACAAGAGCGACGCCGGGGCCGTCCGGCTCGGGCTGGCCGGCCCGGACGAGGTCGCCGCCGCCGCGGTCGAGATGGGCCGGGCGCTCGCCGAGGCGGGGTGCGCCGCCGAGGGGTTCCTCGTCGAGGAGCAGGCCGAGGCCGGGGTGGAGCTGATCGTGGGCGTGCTGGCCGACCCCTCGTTCGGGCCGGTGCTGATGGTCGGCCTGGGCGGGGTGTGGACCGAGGTGCTGGACGACGCCGCGGTCCTGCCCTGCCCGGTGCACCGGGGCGAGGTCGAGGCGATGCTGGCCGGACTGCGCGGCGCCGCGCTGCTCGACGGCGCCCGGGGCACCGCTCCCGTGTACCGCCCGGCCCTGCTCGACCTGGTCATGGCGGTCGGCGGCCCCGGCGGGCTGGCCGAGCGGCTGGGGCCCCGGCTGGCCGAGTTCGAGCTCAACCCGGTGATCGCCGGCCCGCGCGGGGCGGTCGCGGTCGACGCCCGGCTGCTGCTCCGGGAGGGGGCCGGGGAGTCCGGCGCGCTCCCCGCGCCGCCCCGGCGGAGCGGGGCGGCCCGGGGCTCCGGCCCCCCTTCCGGCCCCGGCGCTCCGGGCACCGACTTCTCCCGGCTGTTCGCCCCGCGCGGGGTCGCCGTGGTCGGGGCATCGGCGAGCCGCCCCTCGTTCGGCAACATGCTCCTCGGCCAGTACCGGTCCGCGGGCTTTCCCGGGACGCTGGTCGCCGTGCACCCCGAGGCCGCCGAGGTCGACGGGGTGCCCGCGGTCCCCTCGCTGCGCGACGTCCCCCCGGAGGTGGACTACGCGCTGGTGGCGGTGCCGGCGCCGGGCTGCGCGCAGGCGGTGCGCGACGCCGCGGGCATCGGCTTCGTCCAGGTGGTGAGCGGCGGGTTCGCCGAGTCCGGCCCGGAGGGGGCGGCGCTGGAGGAGGAGCTGCGCACCGCCGCCCGCCGGAGCGGCGCCCGGCTGCTCGGCCCCAACTGCATGGGGGTCTACTCCCCCGCCGGGGGCCAGACGTTCCTCGGCGGCGCTCTGGGGCGGCCCGGCCGGATCAGCCTGGTCTCGCAGAGCGGCGGGCTCGCCGGCGAGGTGGTCCGGGTCGGCGAGCGGCGCGGGCTGCGGTTCGCGAAGGTGGCGACCCTGGGCAACAGCGCCGACGTCACCCCGGCGGAGCTGGTCCGGTTCCTCGCCGCCGACCCCGGCACCGGCGTCCTCGGCCTCTACCTGGAGGACCCGCGGGACGGGCGGGCGCTGGTCGAGGCGCTGCACGCGTGCGCGGGGCGGCTCCCCGCGGTCGCGCTGGTCGGCGGCCGCACCGCGCAGGGCGGCCGGGCCGCCGCCTCGCACACCGGGGGGATGGTCCGCGACGCGCGGATCTGGGCCGGGATCGCCGAGCGGTGCGGGCTGGCCCTGGTGGACGGCCAGGAGGCGCTGATCGGGGCGCTGGACTTCCTGGAGCTGCACGCGCACCGGCCGGCCGGCGGCGGCCCGGGGGTGCTGGTGGTCGGGCCGAGCGGCGGGGCGAGCGTGCTGGCCGCCGACGTGTTCGACGCGGCCGGGGCCCGGCTGGAGCCGCTCCCCGGCGCCGCCCGGGCCGCCCTGCGCGTGCTCGGCCTGGGCGCCGGGGCCCCGCTCGGCAACCCGCTGGAGATACCGCTGGGCCCGCGGGGCCGCAAGGACCTGGCCCGGCTTGCCTGTGCCGCGGTCGCCGCCGCGGTCCCCGCGGGGGCGCTCCCGGACATCGCCGCGCACGCCAACGTGCAGAGCTTCGCGACCTTCGCCGCCCCGGGCGCCGACGGCGGCGGGGCGGTCCGCGAGGGCCTGCTGGAGTACCTCTCGCACCTGGCCGCGCTCCAGGAGGAGCTGCCCGCCTCCCGGGTCACCCTGGTGCTGCGCAACCCCGAGTGCGGCCCGCCGGAGCTGCTGGACGCCCTCCGCCCGGCCGCCCGGCGGGCCGGCATCCCCTGCTACACCTCGATGGAGGCCGCCTCGGCCGCGATCGCGGCGGGCAAGGCCTTCGCCCGGGCCCGGGCCGCCGCGGGGCGCTGA
- a CDS encoding DUF6406 domain-containing protein, translating to MAHEVGAQEKITYGRNDRFDGGPVGGGRFWVDEDGRPAARIGGPLEWRPSGMVDVHVGDTFSVGGQTWKITEISEAETPNAYLLCVRVS from the coding sequence GTGGCTCACGAGGTCGGAGCGCAGGAGAAGATCACCTACGGGCGCAACGACCGCTTCGACGGCGGTCCGGTCGGGGGCGGCCGGTTCTGGGTGGACGAGGACGGCCGGCCCGCGGCGAGGATCGGCGGCCCGCTGGAATGGCGCCCCAGCGGAATGGTGGACGTCCACGTCGGCGACACGTTCAGCGTCGGCGGACAGACGTGGAAAATCACCGAGATCTCAGAGGCCGAGACGCCGAACGCCTATCTTCTCTGCGTCCGCGTCAGCTGA
- a CDS encoding Zn-ribbon domain-containing OB-fold protein: MSVPGERPHPVPTPLTEPYWASCRAGVLSLQRCASCRRYVHFPEERCPFCGAGSPAYEPVSGRGRVVTHTTVHRPFVPGFADLAPYTVAWVELEEQPGLRAFGGLLGHPPGADAVGMPVEVVFTELPGFGPIPDFRPRREGER, translated from the coding sequence ATGAGCGTCCCCGGCGAGCGGCCGCACCCGGTGCCGACCCCGCTCACCGAGCCGTACTGGGCCTCCTGCCGCGCCGGCGTGCTCTCCCTGCAGCGGTGCGCCTCCTGCCGCCGCTACGTGCACTTCCCCGAGGAGCGCTGCCCGTTCTGCGGCGCCGGGTCGCCGGCCTACGAACCGGTCTCCGGGCGGGGGCGCGTCGTCACCCACACCACGGTGCACCGCCCCTTCGTGCCCGGCTTCGCCGACCTGGCCCCCTACACCGTGGCCTGGGTGGAGCTGGAGGAGCAGCCCGGGCTGCGCGCCTTCGGCGGCCTGCTCGGCCACCCGCCCGGCGCCGACGCCGTCGGCATGCCGGTCGAGGTGGTCTTCACCGAGCTGCCCGGCTTCGGACCGATCCCCGACTTCCGCCCCCGACGCGAAGGAGAGCGATGA
- a CDS encoding response regulator transcription factor codes for MSVEAPAVRTVLAEDGVLLREGLAGLLERFGFEVVAAVGDAGALAAAVAEHRPRLVVTDIRMPPGFTDEGLRAAVALRREHPGLAVVALSQYVEQSYATDLLDSEGGRGVGYLLKERVADVQEFVGQLRRVLDGGTVVDPEVVRQLLRRNRDPLSRLSEREREVLGEIAEGHSNAAIAGRLHVSEAAVGKHIGNILAKLDLPPSDDVNRRVMAVLAYLRSGADRR; via the coding sequence GTGTCAGTAGAGGCCCCCGCCGTCCGCACCGTCCTGGCCGAGGACGGGGTCCTGCTCCGGGAGGGCCTGGCCGGGCTGCTGGAGAGGTTCGGCTTCGAGGTGGTGGCGGCCGTCGGCGACGCCGGTGCGCTGGCCGCCGCGGTCGCCGAGCACCGCCCCCGGCTGGTGGTCACCGACATCCGGATGCCGCCCGGCTTCACCGACGAGGGGCTGCGGGCCGCCGTGGCCCTGCGCCGGGAGCACCCCGGCCTCGCGGTCGTCGCGCTGAGCCAGTACGTGGAGCAGAGCTACGCCACCGACCTGCTCGACTCCGAGGGCGGCCGGGGCGTCGGCTACCTGCTCAAGGAGCGCGTCGCCGACGTGCAGGAGTTCGTCGGCCAGCTGCGCAGGGTGCTGGACGGGGGCACCGTGGTCGACCCCGAGGTGGTCCGCCAGCTGCTCCGCCGCAACCGGGACCCGCTGTCCCGGCTCTCCGAGCGCGAGCGGGAGGTGCTGGGCGAGATCGCCGAGGGCCATTCCAACGCGGCCATCGCGGGCCGGCTGCACGTGAGCGAGGCGGCGGTGGGCAAGCACATCGGCAACATCCTCGCCAAGCTGGACCTGCCGCCCTCCGACGACGTGAACCGGCGGGTGATGGCGGTCCTGGCCTACCTGAGGTCCGGCGCGGACCGGCGGTGA